From the Amblyraja radiata isolate CabotCenter1 chromosome 14, sAmbRad1.1.pri, whole genome shotgun sequence genome, one window contains:
- the LOC116980574 gene encoding putative GPI-anchored protein pfl2, with product MVVSFSAMEGFMWHSSAILVLIVTGIRPAAVFRVDGPGIHQCCVAPGCPDVGSIPHGSRTLRKDNSVVRYTCDPGFRLSGSPMHYCDGNRWNGTKPVCKELDSVKFEEIHTEITKSNSLPNLNAPLSMKKLSGKLFKVQCCNTGDTAEKGSFVEHIPLPEHHTDTITKTSLALQLLPTEQPAIGEAEPGKNIKGAWNAKVASGNALFNKGSPEDQYNQVNIQHVASISAHLVLPSLTRPSTLSLHSMLVTQLTPLSSPQTKFSTEFLGPEPNSRMNLISSKTPSSASSSLYQPSKLLPQSDLTNLSIQSFPSSSPTQRDTVPSPSLKQSSNIFHTSSVRKYPSSPVPKQWTSKSSLLDKQDASSSQSYSITVVERTTYPAPVALKPYGWLRGTMSGVLKEDGSIDKEDASAASQKQPQKEKISLNIDSQQAGTSGLFTPAVTANGISSKPSASLDEDIVSSLSNSKSLRGKSSQNVTDKYTFTSVSENITAPSSSDTYSRRADQMKVGHATVGLEGTSLPLWSVTVILLPKTGNDHGNSNLPGPVHGQSSISKTTIAILQHAETLPPQTIRHVSDLNATENTGQGNQSNSTNGPEGLINKDRSTTEQRLSLLDAFGKINGSKNSQLTTTTRGAQSNVRQTKSNVRGSTAPESTSPSTPRATVQAQGEQITLNGSLSTNKSSNLTDLMSNVLDAKPTELILQTSLGETSVVGEADVGQVDLPRPIVCPSPVAPDHGRLYFRNLVRRSPWQHKYYIQYSCTPGYALVHGDRFRFCQHNGSWSGERPVCAGKYIQ from the exons CCCCAGGATGCCCAGATGTTGGAAGTATCCCACATGGAAGCCGCACCCTACGTAAAGATAATTCTGTGGTCAGATACACATGTGATCCTGGGTTCAGACTGTCTGGATCACCAATGCACTACTGCGATGGCAATAGATGGAATGGCACCAAGCCAGTGTGCAAAG AGTTGGATTCAGTGAAGTTTGAAGAGATACACACTGAGATTACAAAATCAAATTCATTGCCAAACTTGAACGCGCCGTTGTCGATGAAAAAGCTTTCAGGAAAACTTTTTAAGGTTCAGTGTTGTAATACTGGAGATACAGCTGAAAAAGGCTCCTTTGTTGAACATATCCCACTGCCAGAGCATCACACTGACACTATTACAAAAACTTCCCTGGCCCTGCAGCTCCTCCCCACAGAACAACCTGCGATCGGCGAGGCTGAACCTGGAAAAAACATCAAAGGCGCTTGGAATGCAAAGGTTGCCTCTGGTAATGCCCTCTTCAACAAAGGATCACCAGAAGACCAATACAACCAAGTAAACATTCAGCATGTGGCATCAATATCTGCACATCTGGTTTTACCATCACTGACAAGACCATCTACCTTGTCATTGCATTCCATGTTGGTTACACAACTAACTCCCCTCTCATCACCACAGACAAAATTCTCCACTGAATTCCTGGGGCCAGAGCCTAACTCCAGAATGAatttaatatcatcaaagacaccttCATCTGCGTCTTCATCTCTGTACCAGCCTTCAAAATTATTACCTCAATCAGATTTGACAAACTTATCAATCCAGTCATTTCCATCTTCTTCACCAACACAACGTGACACAGTACCTTCACCTTCACTAAAACAATCATCAAATATTTTCCATACCAGCTCTGTCAGAAAATATCCTTCATCCCCAGTACCTAAGCAGTGGACTTCAAAGTCATCACTCCTTGATAAACAAGATGCATCGAGCAGCCAATCGTATTCCATCACAGTGGTGGAAAGGACTACTTATCCAGCTCCTGTTGCACTCAAACCATATGGGTGGCTGAGGGGGACAATGAGTGGTGTCCTCAAGGAAGATGGCTCCATCGATAAAGAGGATGCATCAGCAGCAAGTCAAAAGCAACCTCAGAAGGAGAAGATATCATTGAATATTGACTCACAGCAGGCAGGAACATCTGGCTTGTTCACTCCAGCTGTCACAGCTAATGGTATCAGTTCAAAACCTTCAGCCTCCCTGGATGAAGACATCGTCTCATCACTATCAAATTCCAAATCATTGAGAGGAAAATCTTCTCAAAATGTCACTGATAAATATACCTTTACTTCAGTGAGTGAAAATATAACTGCCccctcttcttcagacacatatTCCAGAAGAGCAGACCAGATGAAGGTCGGACATGCAACTGTTGGTCTGGAGGGGACCTCTCTCCCTTTGTGGTCGGTCACTGTCATTCTGTTACCTAAAACAGGTAACGACCATGGAAACTCAAACCTGCCAGGTCCTGTTCATGGGCAAAGCTCCATCTCCAAAACAACCATTGCTATTCTACAACATGCTGAGACACTGCCCCCTCAAACAATTCGACATGTTAGTGATCTGAATGCAACTGAAAATACAGGCCAAGGAAATCAATCAAACAGCACCAATGGACCAGAAGGTCTGATAAACAAAGATCGTTCAACCACAGAGCAAAGGTTGTCACTGCTGGATGCCTTTGGAAAAATTAATGGATCAAAAAATTCTCAGTTGACTACAACAACACGAGGTGCTCAAAGCAATGTAAGACAAACAAAATCAAATGTACGTGGTTCTACTGCACCAGAAAGCACAAGCCCTTCAACTCCCAGAGCTACAGTCCAAGCTCAGGGGGAGCAGATCACACTGAATGGGAGTTTGTCAACTAATAAATCAAGCAATCTCACTGACCTGATGTCAAATGTGCTTGATGCTAAACCAACCGAGCTGATACTGCAAACTAGCCTGGGTGAAACGAGTGTGGTGGGTGAGGCAGATGTGGGGCAGGTTGATTTACCGAGGCCTATTGTGTGTCCTTCACCAGTTGCACCAGATCACGGCAGGCTGTACTTTCGGAACCTGGTCAGACGGTCACCATGGCAACACAAGTACTACATACAGTATTCCTGTACTCCAGGTTATGCCTTGGTTCATGGAGACCGATTCAGATTTTGTCAGCACAATGGTTCATGGAGTGGAGAGAGACCTGTCTGTGCAGGTAAGTACATACAGTAG